A window of the Phycisphaerae bacterium genome harbors these coding sequences:
- a CDS encoding formylglycine-generating enzyme family protein, giving the protein MKRFLILPMLLLFFGCDEAPKIEPPKELLNPSNPQEAVFLQDMTSASLNVPVTTSVLLGNGVTMELVLIPAGEFYMGSPSKEALRESSEGPVHQVKISKPFYMGKYEVTQLQYNALMGYKKFKFRGDAMPAENVNWYEVNSFIGVLCKDYGYKFHLPSEAQWEYACRAGTTTPFYTGETISSEQANYNSAYIYGKGRNGINPKMTSPVGKYPPNPFGLYDMHGNVWEWCSDFYMPDYYKKGKFTDPQGPATAGGHVIRGGSWRDKPERLRSASRSGKGEGADKKYLGFRVAMEIPEGTGKQIGSVILPLNKKVSESGIVESTIIQAQQPQEIESELVYDENTRQGYISVKGKGLEARNWMLKKIEEVCASKNIVLEEGRKPQPAYYRLLDETLADGVYTIKFEVIH; this is encoded by the coding sequence ATGAAACGATTTTTGATTTTGCCGATGCTTCTTCTTTTTTTCGGCTGTGATGAAGCACCAAAAATTGAGCCTCCAAAGGAACTTTTGAATCCTTCCAATCCCCAGGAAGCTGTTTTTTTACAGGATATGACGTCAGCAAGTCTTAATGTGCCGGTCACAACATCCGTTTTGCTTGGCAATGGCGTGACAATGGAACTGGTGCTGATACCAGCGGGTGAGTTTTATATGGGTTCGCCAAGTAAAGAGGCATTGAGGGAATCAAGCGAAGGACCGGTGCATCAGGTTAAAATCAGTAAACCATTTTATATGGGCAAGTACGAAGTAACACAACTTCAATATAACGCCCTGATGGGTTATAAAAAATTTAAATTCCGCGGCGACGCAATGCCGGCGGAAAACGTTAACTGGTACGAGGTAAATTCTTTTATAGGCGTACTGTGTAAAGATTACGGCTATAAGTTTCATTTGCCGAGCGAGGCGCAATGGGAATACGCCTGCCGAGCGGGGACGACCACTCCGTTTTATACCGGCGAAACAATAAGTTCGGAACAGGCTAACTATAACAGCGCATATATTTATGGCAAGGGCAGGAACGGCATCAATCCGAAGATGACAAGTCCGGTGGGAAAGTATCCGCCTAATCCGTTCGGCCTGTACGATATGCACGGAAATGTGTGGGAATGGTGCAGTGATTTTTATATGCCTGATTATTATAAAAAAGGAAAATTTACAGACCCACAAGGCCCTGCGACAGCGGGCGGGCACGTTATTCGCGGCGGTTCGTGGAGAGATAAGCCTGAAAGACTGCGGTCGGCAAGCAGAAGCGGAAAAGGAGAAGGGGCTGATAAAAAGTACCTGGGCTTTCGCGTCGCTATGGAAATACCCGAAGGCACCGGCAAGCAAATCGGCTCGGTAATACTGCCATTGAACAAGAAAGTGTCGGAATCGGGAATCGTGGAGAGCACCATCATTCAGGCACAGCAGCCTCAGGAAATAGAAAGCGAGCTTGTGTATGATGAAAATACCCGGCAGGGATATATATCCGTAAAGGGCAAGGGGTTGGAGGCGAGAAACTGGATGCTGAAAAAGATTGAAGAAGTATGTGCATCGAAAAATATCGTACTCGAAGAAGGCAGGAAACCACAGCCAGCGTATTACCGACTGCTGGATGAGACGCTTGCCGACGGAGTTTACACAATAAAATTTGAAGTGATACATTAG